In Ectothiorhodospira sp. BSL-9, a single window of DNA contains:
- a CDS encoding histidine phosphatase family protein yields the protein MICIDLLRHGEPTGGLRYRGSGVDDPLSQEGWRQMWEAVGGKANPGGPWDRLVSSPMARCQGFAEQLAQRLGLPMAVEPALREVGFGAWEGRSHEDLKLNSLDEYLAFFQDPLKHRPQGAEPLGEFRGRVSDALARVETRYRGQHVLLVTHAGVIRAGICAALDVPLEAMYRIKVPYAGLTRLRRDERGLMLEFVNRTRVS from the coding sequence ATGATCTGCATTGATCTGCTGCGTCATGGCGAACCCACCGGCGGCCTGCGTTACCGGGGCAGCGGGGTGGACGACCCCCTCAGCCAGGAGGGCTGGCGGCAGATGTGGGAGGCGGTGGGCGGCAAGGCCAATCCCGGCGGCCCCTGGGATCGCCTGGTCAGCTCGCCCATGGCCCGCTGCCAGGGCTTTGCCGAGCAACTGGCGCAGCGCCTGGGTCTGCCAATGGCCGTCGAACCCGCCCTCAGGGAGGTGGGGTTCGGGGCCTGGGAGGGGCGCAGTCACGAGGACCTCAAGCTTAATAGCCTGGATGAGTACCTGGCCTTCTTTCAGGACCCTTTGAAACACAGGCCCCAGGGGGCTGAGCCCCTTGGGGAGTTCCGCGGGCGTGTGTCCGACGCCCTGGCGCGGGTGGAAACCCGTTACCGCGGTCAGCACGTGCTTCTGGTGACCCACGCCGGCGTGATCCGTGCCGGCATCTGCGCAGCCCTGGATGTGCCCCTGGAGGCCATGTACCGCATCAAGGTGCCCTATGCGGGCCTGACCCGCCTGCGCCGGGATGAGCGGGGATTGATGCTGGAATTCGTGAATCGCACCCGGGTGTCGTGA
- the rep gene encoding DNA helicase Rep, with protein MDTLNPQQRAAVEYVDGPLLVLAGAGSGKTRVITQKIAHLIRDKGMAPRHIAAITFTNKAAREMKERAGKLLSREESRGLTVSTFHTLGLDFIRREIRQLGYRPGFTIFDAADALSLLKQLTHRNDEGVEVEAARHRISRWKNDLISAEAALSHAADEVEAGQARLYAAYQRALKAYNAVDFDDLIILPVRLMEENLEVRDRWRHRLRHLLVDEYQDTNACQYRLVKLLVDVEGGLTAVGDDDQSIYAWRGARPENLVTLQEDFPRLKIVKLEQNYRSTNVILQTANRLIANNPHVFEKRLWSGLGKGEAIRILPCKDGEHEATRVVSEIMKHRFKHRTDYKDYAILYRGNHQARVFEKLLRENSIPYKVSGGQSFFERAEVKDVLAYLRLLSNPDDDSAFLRIVNVPRREIGAGTLEKLGEYASSRHVSLFTASQEMGLTEVLSSRAVGRVQGFADWLREHSMKAGQDDPARVARALVEDMRYEDWLLEQSANPKAASRRMENVNEVLDWMGRLSREGAAGGKNIGEIVAHMTLMDILDRAGGEAEADGVHLMTLHAAKGLEFPYVFLVGMEEELLPHRVSLEEDTLEEERRLAYVGITRAQKGLTLTYACRRTRYGEIVDCEPSRFLQELPEEFLEWPDAKPPDPEEVKLTGKAHLSNLKSLLG; from the coding sequence ATGGACACACTCAACCCGCAACAACGTGCCGCCGTCGAGTATGTGGACGGCCCCCTGCTGGTGCTGGCCGGTGCCGGTAGCGGCAAGACCCGCGTGATTACCCAGAAGATCGCCCATCTCATCCGGGACAAGGGCATGGCGCCGCGGCATATCGCCGCCATCACCTTCACCAACAAGGCCGCCCGGGAGATGAAGGAACGGGCGGGCAAGCTGCTCTCCCGGGAGGAGAGCCGCGGACTGACCGTTTCCACCTTTCACACCCTGGGGCTGGACTTCATCCGCCGCGAGATCCGTCAACTGGGCTACCGGCCCGGTTTTACCATCTTCGATGCCGCCGATGCCCTGTCCCTGCTCAAGCAGCTCACCCATCGCAACGACGAGGGCGTGGAGGTGGAGGCCGCGCGGCATCGCATCAGTCGCTGGAAAAACGATCTGATCAGCGCCGAGGCGGCCCTCTCCCATGCCGCCGACGAGGTGGAGGCCGGCCAGGCGCGCCTGTATGCCGCCTACCAGCGGGCCCTGAAGGCCTACAACGCCGTGGATTTCGATGACCTGATCATCCTGCCGGTGCGACTGATGGAGGAGAACCTTGAGGTGCGCGATCGCTGGCGCCACCGCCTGCGGCACCTGCTGGTGGACGAGTATCAGGATACCAACGCCTGTCAGTACCGCCTGGTGAAGCTCCTGGTGGACGTGGAAGGGGGCCTCACGGCGGTGGGCGATGATGACCAGTCCATCTATGCCTGGCGCGGCGCCCGCCCGGAGAACCTGGTCACCCTGCAGGAGGACTTCCCGCGCCTGAAGATCGTCAAGCTGGAACAGAACTACCGCTCCACCAACGTGATCCTGCAAACGGCCAACCGACTCATCGCCAACAACCCTCACGTGTTCGAAAAGCGCCTGTGGAGTGGCCTGGGCAAGGGCGAGGCGATTCGCATCCTGCCCTGCAAGGACGGTGAGCACGAGGCCACCCGGGTGGTCTCGGAGATCATGAAGCACCGCTTCAAGCACCGCACCGACTACAAGGACTACGCCATCCTCTACCGGGGCAATCATCAGGCGCGGGTGTTCGAAAAGCTGCTGCGGGAGAACAGCATCCCCTACAAGGTCAGTGGCGGGCAGTCCTTCTTCGAACGTGCCGAGGTGAAGGATGTGCTGGCCTATCTGCGCCTGCTGTCCAACCCGGATGATGACAGCGCCTTTTTGCGCATCGTCAACGTGCCGCGCCGGGAGATCGGCGCCGGCACCCTGGAGAAGCTGGGGGAATATGCCTCATCACGCCATGTGAGCCTGTTCACCGCCAGCCAGGAGATGGGGCTGACGGAGGTGCTGTCGAGTCGCGCCGTGGGCCGTGTGCAGGGCTTTGCCGACTGGCTGCGGGAGCACAGCATGAAGGCCGGCCAGGACGATCCGGCCCGGGTGGCCCGCGCCCTGGTGGAAGACATGCGCTACGAGGACTGGCTGCTGGAACAGAGCGCCAACCCCAAGGCCGCCAGCCGGCGCATGGAGAACGTGAACGAGGTGCTGGACTGGATGGGCCGACTGTCCAGGGAGGGGGCCGCCGGAGGCAAGAACATCGGCGAGATCGTGGCACACATGACGCTGATGGACATCCTGGACCGGGCCGGCGGCGAGGCCGAGGCGGACGGGGTGCACCTGATGACCCTGCACGCGGCCAAGGGCCTGGAGTTCCCCTATGTGTTCCTGGTAGGCATGGAAGAAGAGCTGCTGCCCCACCGGGTGAGCCTGGAGGAGGACACCCTGGAGGAGGAGCGCCGTCTGGCCTACGTGGGGATCACCCGGGCCCAGAAGGGTCTCACCCTCACCTATGCCTGTCGCCGCACCCGTTATGGCGAGATCGTGGACTGCGAACCCAGCCGCTTCCTGCAGGAGTTGCCGGAAGAATTCCTGGAATGGCCCGACGCCAAACCACCGGACCCGGAGGAGGTGAAGCTGACCGGCAAGGCCCACCTGAGCAACCTGAAAAGCCTGCTCGGTTAG
- a CDS encoding inositol monophosphatase family protein has protein sequence MSPFLKTAIDAALKAQGVIQRHYRQGVEVELKPDQTPVTIADLESEQAIKSVLFGAFPDHGTYGEETGQERMDSEYLWLIDPIDGTKSFVRRYPFFSTQIALRHGGELVLGVSNAPEFEEMAYAAKGEGAFLGEKPIRVSNVTTLEDATLSLGNIKTLAGGPGWQGLSGIVQRVNRTRGYGDFYHYHLLASGRIDLVVESDVNILDIAALAVVVREAGGVFTDLEGQPLTLETTSVLAAATPELHAIALEMLNRQA, from the coding sequence ATGAGTCCATTTCTCAAGACTGCCATTGATGCCGCCCTCAAGGCCCAGGGCGTGATCCAGCGCCATTATCGTCAGGGTGTGGAGGTGGAGCTCAAGCCGGACCAGACGCCGGTGACCATCGCCGACCTGGAGTCGGAGCAGGCCATCAAATCCGTCCTCTTCGGTGCCTTCCCCGATCATGGTACCTATGGGGAAGAGACCGGCCAGGAGCGCATGGACTCGGAATATCTCTGGTTGATCGACCCCATCGACGGCACCAAGAGCTTTGTGCGTCGTTATCCCTTCTTCTCCACCCAGATCGCCCTGCGTCATGGCGGCGAGCTGGTGCTGGGTGTATCCAATGCCCCGGAATTCGAGGAGATGGCCTATGCGGCCAAGGGGGAGGGGGCCTTTCTGGGGGAAAAGCCCATACGGGTGAGCAACGTCACCACCCTGGAGGACGCCACCCTGTCCCTGGGTAATATCAAGACGCTGGCGGGCGGGCCTGGCTGGCAGGGATTGTCCGGCATCGTGCAGCGGGTGAACCGTACCCGGGGCTATGGGGATTTTTACCACTACCACCTGCTGGCCTCGGGTCGTATCGACCTGGTGGTGGAGTCGGATGTGAACATCCTGGACATCGCCGCGCTGGCCGTGGTGGTGCGCGAGGCCGGGGGTGTGTTCACTGATCTTGAGGGGCAGCCACTCACCCTGGAAACCACCAGTGTACTGGCTGCGGCCACACCGGAACTCCATGCCATTGCCCTGGAGATGCTGAATCGCCAGGCTTGA
- a CDS encoding potassium/proton antiporter — translation MDLTNQIILMGSLVLLASVLAGVITRRLGVPLLLVFLLIGMLMGEEGPGGIEFKDVQIAHLFGSLALAIILFDGGMRTPISSFRVGLRPALGLATIGVMITAGLTGAFAAWWLELNWMVGLLLGAIVGSTDAAAVFSLLHSRGLELKQRVGATLEIESGSNDPMAIFLTIAFIEVIVGDHGNMGLTVLWEFVKQMGLGAAVGLAGGLGLAWLINRLEIPQGLYPLAAMAGGLSIFGVAAVMDGSGFLAIYLAGLLLGNRPLQAAQYINRFHDGIAQLAQIGMFLMLGLLVTPSELVPVAVDALLIAAVLILVARPIAVWLCLLPFRFPWREQAFVGWVGLRGAVPIILALFPFLAGIDEAEMLFNIVFFVVLISLLVQGWTVSTFARLFKLEVPPTNHLVQRVELDIPGQQELELVGYRLMETTPVVREKWTSFTLPRSVRIVAHLRDKVLLDALNMLDLRPGDYLYLMASPHDLKALDRLFVASEAPERLSERQFFGEFVLNGVARLDDLSLAYGIAVPEEARGLTLDEFLRRSLNTQPVVGDRLKLTGVELVVREVSGDRIIRVGLKLSKSR, via the coding sequence ATGGACCTCACCAACCAGATCATTCTCATGGGCAGCCTGGTGCTGCTTGCCAGCGTGCTGGCCGGCGTCATCACACGGCGGCTGGGTGTGCCTTTGCTGCTGGTGTTCCTGCTCATCGGCATGCTTATGGGAGAGGAAGGCCCTGGAGGCATCGAATTCAAGGATGTGCAGATCGCACATCTGTTCGGCAGCCTGGCCCTGGCCATCATCCTCTTCGACGGCGGCATGCGCACACCCATCTCCAGCTTCCGGGTGGGGCTGAGGCCAGCCCTGGGGCTGGCCACCATCGGCGTGATGATCACGGCGGGACTCACCGGGGCCTTCGCCGCCTGGTGGCTGGAGCTGAACTGGATGGTGGGTCTGCTGCTGGGGGCCATCGTCGGCTCCACCGACGCGGCGGCGGTGTTCTCCCTGCTCCACTCCCGGGGGCTGGAACTCAAGCAGCGGGTGGGCGCCACCCTGGAGATCGAGTCCGGCAGTAACGACCCCATGGCCATCTTCCTGACCATTGCCTTCATCGAAGTCATCGTGGGCGATCACGGCAACATGGGCCTGACGGTGCTCTGGGAGTTCGTCAAGCAGATGGGGCTGGGGGCCGCGGTGGGGCTGGCCGGCGGGCTGGGCCTGGCCTGGCTCATCAATCGCCTGGAGATCCCCCAGGGCCTGTATCCGCTGGCGGCCATGGCCGGGGGCCTGAGCATCTTCGGTGTGGCGGCGGTGATGGATGGCAGCGGCTTTCTGGCCATCTACCTGGCGGGCCTGCTGCTGGGCAATCGGCCGCTGCAAGCGGCCCAGTACATCAACCGTTTTCATGATGGCATCGCCCAACTCGCCCAGATCGGCATGTTCCTGATGCTGGGGCTGCTGGTCACCCCCTCCGAGCTGGTGCCGGTGGCTGTGGATGCCCTGCTCATCGCTGCCGTACTGATCCTGGTGGCCCGCCCCATTGCCGTGTGGCTGTGCCTGCTGCCGTTTCGCTTCCCCTGGCGGGAGCAGGCCTTTGTGGGCTGGGTGGGGCTGCGCGGGGCCGTGCCCATCATCCTGGCCCTGTTCCCCTTCCTGGCCGGGATCGACGAAGCGGAGATGCTGTTCAACATCGTCTTCTTCGTGGTGCTGATCTCGCTGCTGGTACAGGGCTGGACGGTGTCCACCTTCGCCCGCCTGTTCAAGCTGGAGGTCCCCCCCACCAACCATCTGGTGCAGCGGGTGGAGCTGGACATCCCCGGGCAGCAGGAACTGGAACTGGTGGGTTACCGGTTGATGGAGACCACGCCGGTGGTACGGGAGAAGTGGACCAGCTTCACCCTGCCCCGCAGCGTGCGTATCGTGGCCCATCTGCGGGACAAGGTGCTGCTGGACGCCCTGAACATGCTGGATCTGCGGCCGGGGGATTATCTGTATCTGATGGCCTCGCCCCATGACCTGAAGGCCCTGGACCGCCTGTTCGTGGCCAGCGAGGCCCCCGAACGCCTGTCGGAGCGCCAGTTCTTCGGGGAGTTCGTGCTCAACGGGGTGGCCAGACTGGATGATCTGTCCCTGGCCTACGGGATCGCCGTGCCCGAGGAGGCGCGGGGGCTCACCCTGGATGAGTTCCTGCGTCGTTCCCTGAACACCCAGCCGGTGGTGGGTGACCGCTTGAAGCTGACGGGTGTGGAACTGGTGGTGCGGGAGGTCTCGGGCGACCGCATCATCAGGGTGGGCCTCAAGCTGAGCAAGTCCCGGTAG
- a CDS encoding arginyltransferase: MRRKESLIFYATVPDVCPYLGDRDMVSVFADPHQPMDPALYGGLIELGFRRSGNHVYRHQCRGCHACIPVRLPVDRFRPDRNQRRVASRNQDITVQIRSPAFDLEHFRLYERYVNTRHHGGGMDDPSPESYWGFVASHWCSTSLVEFRLGEQLVGVAVTDQVPVGLSAVYTYFDPDLASRSLGTLAILWQVQAARRMGLPYVYLGFWNAQTPKMAYKIRFQPAEGLVDGIWKPVP, encoded by the coding sequence GTGCGCCGGAAGGAATCCCTGATCTTTTACGCCACCGTTCCCGATGTATGTCCCTACCTGGGGGATCGGGACATGGTGAGCGTGTTTGCCGATCCTCATCAGCCCATGGATCCGGCCTTGTATGGGGGGTTGATCGAACTGGGTTTTCGTCGCAGCGGCAATCATGTGTATCGCCATCAGTGCCGGGGCTGTCATGCCTGCATTCCGGTGCGTCTGCCCGTGGATCGATTCCGCCCGGATCGCAATCAGCGCCGGGTGGCCTCACGCAATCAGGACATCACCGTGCAGATCCGCTCACCGGCCTTCGACCTGGAGCATTTCCGGCTATACGAGCGCTACGTGAATACCCGTCATCATGGAGGGGGCATGGATGACCCCTCACCGGAGAGCTACTGGGGCTTCGTGGCCAGCCACTGGTGCTCGACCTCGCTGGTGGAATTTCGTCTGGGCGAGCAACTGGTGGGCGTGGCGGTCACGGATCAGGTGCCCGTCGGGTTATCAGCGGTGTACACCTATTTCGACCCGGATCTTGCCAGCCGCAGCCTGGGCACCCTGGCCATCCTCTGGCAGGTGCAGGCAGCCCGACGCATGGGGCTGCCCTATGTCTACCTGGGTTTCTGGAACGCGCAGACACCCAAAATGGCCTACAAGATCCGCTTTCAACCGGCCGAGGGCCTGGTGGACGGGATCTGGAAGCCGGTGCCTTAA
- the ampD gene encoding 1,6-anhydro-N-acetylmuramyl-L-alanine amidase AmpD — protein sequence MHITPQGWLHPATHTPSPNHDPRPPGVAPELIVIHAISLPPGQFGGPWIDQLFTNALDPAEHPYFEQIHTLRVSAHLLVRRDGALVQYVPFDERAWHAGVSRFEGRERCNDFSIGIELEGADDSPFAAVQYERASQVIGVLEQAYESLRGRPVVGHSDIAPGRKTDPGPCFDWQRFEGCLGRSCQRG from the coding sequence ATGCACATCACCCCCCAGGGCTGGCTCCATCCCGCCACCCACACGCCCTCACCCAACCATGACCCCCGGCCGCCGGGTGTGGCCCCCGAACTGATCGTGATCCATGCCATCAGCCTGCCCCCCGGGCAGTTCGGGGGGCCGTGGATCGATCAGCTGTTCACCAACGCGCTGGACCCCGCCGAGCATCCCTATTTCGAGCAGATCCACACCCTCAGGGTGTCGGCCCATTTACTGGTGCGTCGGGATGGTGCGCTGGTGCAGTATGTCCCCTTTGACGAGCGGGCCTGGCATGCCGGGGTTTCACGTTTTGAAGGGCGCGAACGTTGCAATGATTTTTCCATTGGTATCGAACTGGAGGGTGCGGATGATTCTCCTTTTGCCGCGGTGCAGTATGAGCGCGCATCCCAGGTGATTGGTGTGCTGGAACAAGCTTATGAATCCTTGCGAGGCAGGCCCGTCGTCGGCCATTCGGACATCGCCCCCGGGCGCAAGACGGACCCTGGTCCATGCTTTGACTGGCAACGGTTTGAGGGGTGTCTGGGCAGGTCCTGTCAGAGGGGGTAA
- the ampE gene encoding regulatory signaling modulator protein AmpE, with protein MSLITILIAVVVERLTHAIENLRRFTWLTRVTGMIRARAEGFGLGGTAALVVTLAVPLVIVAVIFHLVGGMLAGIVGLLLGLIVLLFCLGPQDLSRQVDAYLEAGAMKDEDREMKHARELLGEDNVPGDAAERSSAVLQKALSESNPRLFAVLFWFVILGPLGAVLYRLSHLMQAPMAQEKPAAAAEGEQGKAGEDKPQAEPTEDGFRQAAVRLVALLDWIPARLVALGYALTGTFDRAFPVLRSNFTGPLAGMAEQNERLLRDAGSEAVQLDDVDMKDPLEARSAVERASNLVFRTLIAFVAVLALLTIVGLA; from the coding sequence ATGTCTCTGATCACCATTCTCATCGCTGTCGTTGTAGAACGCCTGACCCATGCCATTGAGAACCTGCGACGCTTCACATGGTTGACGCGTGTGACCGGCATGATCCGGGCGCGCGCCGAGGGGTTTGGCCTGGGAGGCACCGCGGCCCTCGTGGTGACCCTGGCCGTGCCACTGGTCATCGTGGCCGTGATCTTCCATCTGGTGGGTGGCATGCTGGCCGGTATCGTGGGTCTGCTGCTGGGGCTGATCGTGCTGCTGTTCTGCCTGGGGCCACAGGACCTGAGCCGGCAGGTGGATGCCTATCTGGAAGCCGGGGCCATGAAGGATGAGGACCGGGAGATGAAGCACGCCCGTGAGCTGCTGGGTGAAGACAACGTACCCGGCGATGCCGCAGAACGCTCCAGCGCCGTGCTGCAAAAGGCCCTGTCCGAGAGCAATCCGCGACTGTTTGCCGTGCTGTTCTGGTTCGTGATCCTGGGCCCCCTGGGTGCCGTGCTCTATCGTCTCTCTCACCTGATGCAGGCCCCCATGGCGCAGGAGAAGCCGGCAGCGGCCGCCGAAGGCGAGCAGGGCAAGGCAGGTGAGGACAAGCCCCAGGCCGAGCCCACGGAAGACGGCTTCCGGCAGGCAGCGGTGCGCCTGGTGGCCCTGCTGGACTGGATTCCGGCCCGTCTGGTGGCCCTGGGTTATGCTCTCACCGGCACCTTTGACCGGGCCTTCCCCGTGCTGCGCAGCAACTTTACCGGCCCGCTGGCTGGCATGGCCGAGCAGAACGAACGTCTGCTGCGCGACGCCGGTTCCGAGGCGGTGCAGTTGGACGATGTGGACATGAAGGACCCCCTGGAAGCCCGCTCCGCAGTGGAACGCGCCTCCAACCTGGTGTTCCGCACCCTGATCGCCTTCGTGGCCGTGCTGGCCCTGCTGACCATCGTTGGTCTGGCCTGA